TCGACTTGTTAGCACCGGTCAAACGCCCAAGACCAGAAGTGTTGTAGGAGCAATTCATGAATTGCCCCTACAAATCTAAAAGTAAACAGCGGAGACTGGTCGGTGGCGTGGGCTGTCCCATGTGGGGACATGGAGAGGACAAGCAACTCCTACGGGCCTGAATCTCGCTTCCGCTCAAGGCGTTGTCGAGGTCCGCGCCGTTTTCCGGCAGGAGAAAAGCGGCGATGACTCACGCAATTCATGCATTACCCCTATCTTGCCTGCCGCCTCCACAGTGGCTGAACTTCACAGACAGCAATGACTTTTCTCTTTCCCGGCTGCCATTTAGAATCAACGGTTTACAGTACGATTCAGTAGACGCCTGAGTTTTGCCGGAAGGACAACCTATGACAAATCCAATCAATCCGTTGCGAATTGCTGTCATTGGGGGCGATGGTACGGGCCCCGAGGTGGTGGCCGAGGCTGTTAAGGTTTTGAAAGCGGTTGCCCAACTCGAGGGCATCCAGCTCGAACTTCGCGAATTTGATCTGGGAGGAGAGCGCTATCTGCGTACGGGAGAGGTGCTTCCGGAAGACGTCTTCCAGGAGTTGAAAACCTTTCCCGCTATCCTCCTGGGGGCGATCGGCCATCCACAGGTGCCGCCGGGAATCCTGGAACGGGGGCTTCTTCTGGAATTGCGGTTCCGATTCGACCAGTACATCAATCTGCGTCCGGTCAAATTGTATCCCGGCGTTGAAACTCCCCTCGCCGGCAAGGGCCCGGATGATATCGACTTTGTGGTGGTGCGGGAGAACACGGAAGACCTTTACGCAGGCATCGGTGGCTTCTTGAAAAAGGGAACCCCCGACGAAGTAGCCATCCAGACTGCCATTTACACCCGCAAAGGTTGTGAGCGGTGCATCCGCTGGGCGTTTGAATACACCCGCAAACGCAACAAAAAGAAACGGCTGACTCTGGTGGCGAAGACCAACGTGTTGACTTATGGGCACGATCTCTGGTGGCGTACCTTCCAGGAAGTCGCCCGAGAATACCCCGACATCGAAACCGATTACAACCACGTCGACGCGTGCTGCATGTGGATGGTCAAGAATCCCGAACATTACGACGTCATTGTGACGACCAACATGTTCGGGGATATCATCACCGACCTGGCCGCCATAATTCAGGGAGGGATGGGAGTTGCTGCCGGGGCCAACATCAATCCCGAGCCAGGCGGCACGAGCATGTTCGAACCGATGGGCGGCAGCGCCCCCAAGTACACGGGAAAAGGCATGATCAACCCGATCGCAGCCATCGCGGCGGCGGGAATGCTCCTCGAACACACCGGCCACGAACGGGCAGCGGAACGCGTCAACAAGGCCATCCAAATTGTCACAGGCACAAAGATGAAAAGTCAGGCTGCGGGAAAGATGGGTTACACCACCTCGCAAGTCGGCGACCTGGTCGTCGAAGCACTCCACCAGGTATGAATAAAAGCCGTAACATAGGCGCAGCGT
This is a stretch of genomic DNA from Thermogutta terrifontis. It encodes these proteins:
- a CDS encoding 3-isopropylmalate dehydrogenase yields the protein MTNPINPLRIAVIGGDGTGPEVVAEAVKVLKAVAQLEGIQLELREFDLGGERYLRTGEVLPEDVFQELKTFPAILLGAIGHPQVPPGILERGLLLELRFRFDQYINLRPVKLYPGVETPLAGKGPDDIDFVVVRENTEDLYAGIGGFLKKGTPDEVAIQTAIYTRKGCERCIRWAFEYTRKRNKKKRLTLVAKTNVLTYGHDLWWRTFQEVAREYPDIETDYNHVDACCMWMVKNPEHYDVIVTTNMFGDIITDLAAIIQGGMGVAAGANINPEPGGTSMFEPMGGSAPKYTGKGMINPIAAIAAAGMLLEHTGHERAAERVNKAIQIVTGTKMKSQAAGKMGYTTSQVGDLVVEALHQV